Genomic segment of Parus major isolate Abel unplaced genomic scaffold, Parus_major1.1 Scaffold554, whole genome shotgun sequence:
AGCTCTTCCCGCATTCCGAGCACTTGTGGGGCTTCTCCGAGCTCCGTCCCCGGCCCGGGCTGCCTCCTtccccccgggacccccgggaaTCGCGGCCGCTCCTCGGCCGGGACCTCCgagccttctcctcctccccgcCGCATCCCTGGGCTGTGGAGCCGCTCCCAGCGGGCTCTTCCAGAAGGTTCTGCCGCGGGGGTTTGTCCTCCTCGGGCTCCGTCTTCACCTCCTTGAGCGGCGCAGGAGGGACGAGCAGAGGATGGGATTTGTCTCCGTGCcggagggaaggggcaggagaTCCCCCCGAGATCCCCCCCGGGATCcccccggggccgctcccggcTCGGCTTTTGGCTCCTGCGAGCCCCGAACTTCCCCCGGCCCGAAAAGAAACCGCTCCCGAACCCCCCGCGCTGGGCTCGGGGCGAGCGCTCCCGTCCCGCTCCCCGGCGGGGGAACCGCGTGGAGcggctgctcctcctcttcctcctcctttaactcctcctcttcttcctcctcctcttcttcctcctcctcttcttcctcctcctcttcctcccgcTCCTCCTCCgctcccagcccggcccggccccggaCCGACCCCAAAAACAGCCGCGACCCCGCCCCGCGCGGCACCGGGAGCGGTACTGGTCCCGGTGTCCGGTCCGGGTGGTCCCGGTGTCCGGTCCGGGTGGTCCCGGTGTCCGGTCCGGGTGGTCCCGGTGTCCGGTCCGGGTGGTCCCGCTGTCCGGTCCGGGTGGTCCCGGTGGTCCCGGTGTCCGGTCCCGGTGGTCCCGGTGTCCGGTCCGGGTGGCCCCGGTGTCCGGTCCGGGTTGTCCCGGTGGTCCCGGTGTCCGGTCCGGGTGTTCCCGGTGGTCCCGGTGTCCGGTCCGGGTGTTCCCGGTGTCCGGTCCCGGTCCGGCCGCTGCTGGAGGGACAGATTTGGGCTCCCCAGAACCCCCCGAGCCGGGACCTGGGTGCGGGTTTGGGGTCCCCAGGTGAAGTTGGGGGGGATGGCACCAACCCCGCGCTTTTTGCTGTCCCCAANactgggaatgggaactgggaatggggatgggaatggggaataATGGGAACGGgagctgggaactgggaatgcgatagtgggaatgggaaataatgggaatgggataatgggaactgggaatggggatgggaatggggaataatgggaatgggaactgggaatgggataatgggaatggggatgggaatggggaataatgggaatgggaactgggaatgggaatgggataatgggaatgggaaataatgggaatgggataatgggaactgggaatgggaactgggaatggggatgggaactgggaatgggggatgggaactgggaactGGAATGggggatgggaactgggaatgggaatgggaactgggaatgggataatgggaatggggatgggaatggggaataatgggaatgggaactgggaactgggaatgggataatgggaactgggaatgggaactgggaatgggggatgggaatgggaatgggggaGGGGAAGATTTGGGGTCCCCAAAGTCCCCAAGGACAAGGGGGGGGTGAGGGGGGAGGAACATCCGGGGATTGTCCCAAACACGGGAGataaagaaaccaaataaagaaaccaaataaaaaaccaataaaaacccaataaaaaatgaataaaaaatgaaaaaaattcaacgCCTTTATTGCGAACCCGGTGTTGAAAGGACAAAGAGCAGCGGGAAGGAAACGCAGACCCCGGGGAACCGGAGACCCCCGGGCAGGAGAGTTCCCGGCAGGGATCACCGGGGATCATCACGGATCACTGGGGATCACCGGGGATCATCCGCATAGCTCCACGGATCACCGGGGATCATCACGGATCACCGGGGATCATTTGGGATCACCAGGGATCACCGGGGATCATCCGCATAGCTCCACGGATCACCGGGGATCACCCGCGGGGCTCATCCGTGGATCTCCAGGGATCACCAGGAACCACCAGGGATCACCACAGATCACCGGGAATCACCCAAGATCACCGGGAATCACCACGGGGGACgcagctctcccctccctcGTGGCTCCGCCGGTGCCGGCTCATGTTGGAGCTCTGCGCGAATCCCTTCCCGCACTGGGGACACTCGTAGGGTTTCTCCCCGCTGTGGATCCTCCGGTGCTTCACCAGGGAGCATTTCCGAGCGAATCCCTTCCCGCACTGGGCGCAGCGGTGGGGCCTCTCCCCGCTGTGCACCTGCAGGTGCTGCCGGAGCGTGGTGCGGGTGTG
This window contains:
- the LOC107199291 gene encoding zinc finger protein 345-like, with product GEKPYECEKCGKSFRLASLLFKHFRSHWEERPFLCPQCGKGFKRKCTLSIHLRFHGEERPHGCEKCGKSFHTRTTLRQHLQVHSGERPHRCAQCGKGFARKCSLVKHRRIHSGEKPYECPQCGKGFAQSSNMSRHRRSHEGGESCVPRGDSRQRPDRDRTPGTPGPDTGTTGNTRTGHRDHRDNPDRTPGPPGPDTGTTGTGHRDHRDHPDRTAGPPGPDTGTTRTGHRDHPDRTPGPPGPDTGTRGGRGGAAAPRGSPAGERDGSARPEPSAGGSGAVSFRAGGSSGLAGAKSRAGSGPGGIPGGISGGSPAPSLRHGDKSHPLLVPPAPLKEVKTEPEEDKPPRQNLLEEPAGSGSTAQGCGGEEEKARRSRPRSGRDSRGSRGEGGSPGRGRSSEKPHKCSECGKSFSKRSLLSCHRRIHTGERPHECGECGKSFRTSSGLSEHRRIHTGERPHECEKCSKRFQTRSSLLLHQRIHTGERPFPCPECGKSFKRNFHLTVHRRIHSGERPFGCHQCPKSFHTSSSLLVHLRTHTDERPFRCSQCHWGFNQKSALVTHLRIHSGEKPFACPQCGKRFRTSYEVTTHRK